CACCGTTCAGCAAACGGGGCTGCTCCAGGTTGCTTATCTCATTGCGGCCAATGAGGTTATACGATATAGCAATCTGCTCGTAAAATTGATCGTAAAACTTTCCTTTGGGCTCGATGCCAAACCATTGGTAGGGATACTGCCGCGCCACCTGCACCGACACATCGGGCAGCACAAAATTCATGACGCCCGTTTGGGTATTCTGGTTTTGGCTAAGCTGAAGGGAGTAGTTAATGGGCGAGTTACGGATCTGCTTCTGGTAGCTGATCGTGGAGTTGAAGGAAGGGGTAAGGTAGCGCCGCGTATCGAAGGAGTTCTGCTGGTTATAATCGGTGCTGCCCGCCTGTACGCTGGCCGAAAAACGCCCCCCACCGGGCCGGGGAGTGGGAGTGTGGCTCCAGTTGATCCAGATGGTCTTGGGGCTGCGCGGGCGCCGAAACGGTTGGTTGGTGTTGGCAGTCTCTGAGCGCAAAATAAGGTCGGCCGGGCGCTGGGTGTAATCGATGCTCAGCAGGCCGTTGTAATTGTAGCGCTTGATGTACTGCATCTCACCCCGCAGAGCAAAGCCGCCGAAAGCTTCGGCATTGCCGGCGTATACATCACCAGTGAGACGCAGGCCAATGTATTCGTTGGGCGCGAAGTAGTAGCCGCCATTACGCAGGAAAAAGCCCCTGTCGGCGGACTGCCCGAATGTGGGGAAAATAAGACCCGAAGCCCGGCTTTTGCCCGGCGTGGGAAAGTAGCCGAAGAGAAAACCCAGCGGAGTGGGGATGTCACTAATCACGAGATTGAACGGGCCCGTAACCACTTTCTCACCCGGAATCACCTTCATTTTGGTGGCATTGATGTGAAAGTGCGGATGCTCCAGATTACACGTTGTGTACTGGCCATTGCGGCCAAAAATCTCGTTCAGGGCATTCTTCTTCACGATGCCAGCGTGCACGTAGCCTTCACCCTGCTGCGTAACAGCGTCGGCAATTTTGCCCTTCCGGGTTTTGAAGTTGTAATTGATGGTGCCGGCCTGATAAAGCCCCCCAGCGTCTTTAAAGACTGGCCGGCCCTGCACCTTGCCCGCGGAATCGGGGGCACCGTTGGCTTTTAGCAGGTTTTGACCGTAGTCAACGGTAATTACGGCGGCTTTTAACGATAAATCGCCGTAATCGACGTTAGCATCATCGTAGAGGTAAGCTACTTTTTGCTGTACATCAAACCGGATGGAATCTTTAGCCGAATACTTAACGGTGGTTTTAATATCGCCCTTCACTTCAGCTCCCACGCGTAGCGAATCGCCGGCGGCGCTGGTATCGATGGCCGACACGAGACGACGCTCACGGGCGGCCCGGCTGGTGTCTGCGGGCAGTCCGTTAGTGGTCTGGCGCCCGTCGGAGTTGACGCGCGGTACGACGGCAGGCACGGGCTTTGCGGGCCGCCGCTGTTGGCCCCAAGCGCCGCTGATACTCAGCAACAAGAGCACAACTGCGAGCAGCGGCACTAGCCGCCCCGGAAGGGGAAGTAGGCAAGAATAACTCAAGCGGAACGGCGCGGGCAAGGCCACGTAGTTTTTATCGTTTATTTTGTGGCAATTTGCAAAGGTAGCGGCAAGCTACCCCAACTAACGAACTCTGTGCGGAATATTGTAGCTGTTTGTCTGGCGAGTCTGTTGTTTATTTCTGGCTCGTCGGTAGCCGTGGCCCCAGGGTCAGCGGTTTTGCCCCCCAAGAAGTACCAACTACGCACTGTGGTACTGGATGCCGGCCATGGCGGTAAGGATAGAGGCTGTGCCGGCGTATCGGCCCGGGAAGCGGCGGTATCATTAAAAATAATTCTGGAGCTCGGGCGGCTCATCGAAGAGAATGAGCCTGATGTGAAGGTAGTATATACCCGCAAGACCGACGTATTTGTGGAACTGGCCGATCGGGCTGGTATTGCCAATAAAAATAACGCGGACCTATTTATCAGCGTGCACTGTAACGCTGGCCCATCTGAGGCTTATGGTACGGAGGTCTGGACCATGGGTACGGCCAAAACCGACGCTAATCTGGCGGTGGCCAAACGGGAAAACGCAGTTATTTTACAGGAAGATAACTATAAAGCGCGCTACGGAGGCTTCGATCCTAACTCGCCCCAGAGCCACATTCTGTTCTCGCTATTTCAGAGTGCTCACGTAGATAATAGCCTGCGATTTGCTCAAAAGGTTGATTATCAGTTTAAAACAAAGGTTGGGCGTAAGTCGCGTGGGGTGAAACAAGCCGGGTTTTTGGTGCTCTGGAAGTCAACAATGCCGTCGTCTCTGATCGAAGTCGGGTTTTTAACCAACCGCAATGAGGAACGCTACCTGAACGATAAATCGGGTCAGTCGTATATGGCCTCAGGTATATACCGGGCCTTCCGGGATTATAAGAATGAGTTAGAAGCTATGAACGGGGATTAAAAGCCCCCGTAGCAGTTAACCTATTGTTTACCTGCTCATCACCTCCCTCAACAGCTGACCCAACGTGTCAAAAGAAATCAAAGTAGCCCTGCTCGCTATCGTGGCAATTGTAGCCCTT
The window above is part of the Hymenobacter radiodurans genome. Proteins encoded here:
- a CDS encoding putative LPS assembly protein LptD, producing the protein MPLLAVVLLLLSISGAWGQQRRPAKPVPAVVPRVNSDGRQTTNGLPADTSRAARERRLVSAIDTSAAGDSLRVGAEVKGDIKTTVKYSAKDSIRFDVQQKVAYLYDDANVDYGDLSLKAAVITVDYGQNLLKANGAPDSAGKVQGRPVFKDAGGLYQAGTINYNFKTRKGKIADAVTQQGEGYVHAGIVKKNALNEIFGRNGQYTTCNLEHPHFHINATKMKVIPGEKVVTGPFNLVISDIPTPLGFLFGYFPTPGKSRASGLIFPTFGQSADRGFFLRNGGYYFAPNEYIGLRLTGDVYAGNAEAFGGFALRGEMQYIKRYNYNGLLSIDYTQRPADLILRSETANTNQPFRRPRSPKTIWINWSHTPTPRPGGGRFSASVQAGSTDYNQQNSFDTRRYLTPSFNSTISYQKQIRNSPINYSLQLSQNQNTQTGVMNFVLPDVSVQVARQYPYQWFGIEPKGKFYDQFYEQIAISYNLIGRNEISNLEQPRLLNGGVIPVIGGTSVGRTIPFEFSNLAPLLNNAQPTIQHQFGITLGNYTVLKYLSLNPTINYGESWYFKRLNYNYEPEAQAVRIDTVSQFGRLYNYSAGASLSTNIYGILPIKGAKIEAIRHKITPSVSYSYAPDFSRNDNFYESNLNLGALRDAQGRLYNQFGQQNDITRNPIAFSRFIGASAGNANGRASSAVTIGLQNQIEMKVRSKNDTTGTTPFEKVSLIDGLDFNTGYDFAADSLNLLPLAVTFRTQVAKKLNIVVNAGFVFYQRDSTGRFINKYLFDQSKRRLAQLTTATLNLSYQFNPAAGTKKSTVAREVAPANDPVLGNPVRVDPYEDYVDFDIPWELSTSFGATYQDPGPIPGRPNRPRADALTVASLNLSGSVKLTQNLRIGYSSGYDFRSNQVSFTSLDFYRDLHCWQISGSWFPFGIRQGYNVTIAAKSSLLQDLKLNRNRTFQNR
- a CDS encoding N-acetylmuramoyl-L-alanine amidase family protein, giving the protein MRNIVAVCLASLLFISGSSVAVAPGSAVLPPKKYQLRTVVLDAGHGGKDRGCAGVSAREAAVSLKIILELGRLIEENEPDVKVVYTRKTDVFVELADRAGIANKNNADLFISVHCNAGPSEAYGTEVWTMGTAKTDANLAVAKRENAVILQEDNYKARYGGFDPNSPQSHILFSLFQSAHVDNSLRFAQKVDYQFKTKVGRKSRGVKQAGFLVLWKSTMPSSLIEVGFLTNRNEERYLNDKSGQSYMASGIYRAFRDYKNELEAMNGD